Part of the Tissierellales bacterium genome, TGAAACGCAAGCTAGGGATTTGAAATATCTTGTTAAGGATTATGAGGTTAGAGAAATTCAACCAGTAGATTTATTTCCACAAACGCATCATAGCGAGTGTATAGTGAAACTAGTTAGAAAAGGTTTGTAAAATTTTGATTTCTGAATTTGGAATGGTGATATTATGAGTTTAGTATCTAGAGTAAAATATGACAATAGAATTAATAAAATGAATTTTGAAATAGTTAAATTATCAAATTTTTTTAGAACGAGACCATCTAAGCTCATAGAGACAGATTTTCGATTAGATTTTTGGATGTTGATGTATATTACTGAAGGCGAAGGTATTCATTATATCAATTTCAAAGAATATAGATATAAAGCTGGAGATTTGATCCTTTTAAGTAAAAATCAAATTCACAGTTTTAGAACGGATTATGAGGTAAAAGGCTATATGATAAATGTAAATGAACCATTTTTTTTCGAGGGTGAAGATGGATGTAATTTTAGCATAATGTCATTTTTTGAAGTACCATACGAAAAGCCGATATTAGAGCTTGATATTTCAAATGAATCAACTAGCAGGCGTTTGATAGAGCTTATTTACAGAGAATATAATAATGCTAGTGGCATAGAAGTTAATCTAATAAAATCATTATTTTTGAGTTTTGTGTATAGCATTAGGCGGGAAAATAGAGAATATATTAATGAGATAAATGAGAATCATTACAAAATTTATTATAGATTTAAGCAATTAGTAGAAGAGCATTTTATAGAGATTAAGTCAGTAGGGGATTATGCACAACTTATGAAATTGAGCCGAAAAACTATAAATTTAGCTTGTAGAAAAAGTGTTGATTTATCTGCAAAGGAAGTTATAATTAATAGAATTATATTGGAAATAAAGAGACTGTTATCGCAGAAGAAATTATTGAACTATGAAATTAGTTATGAGTTGGGATTTGATGAACCGTCAAACCTAGCAGGATTTTTTAAGCGAAATACAGGGATGTCTATGAATGAATTCAGAAAAACAATTGGATAGTGATTGATTAGAGATGCTTAGGCATCTCTTTTTTTGAGTATGCAATGTTCCATTTTTATAATAAATTTTAGAATTATTACATTCATAGATATAGCTTTAACTGCTAAAATTAAGTGTGTCAAATAGATAATGCGTTTAAGGAGGAGTAATGTGGGAAAAAAATTAAGTTTGTTTTTAATAATAATGTGCCTGTTTGTAGTAAGTGGATGTAGGAATAGTGAGAAAGCAAGTGATGTTCTTAGAGTTGGGATGGATTTGAAATATCCGCCGTTTATGTATATGGATGATAGTGGAGAACCAGTTGGTTTGGAAGTAGATATAGCAAAAGCTTTTGGTCAATATCTAGATAAAGAGATTGAAATAATTAATACTGATTTTTCTATGTTAATACCATCATTGGAGACGGGAGAAACAGATATATTGATTAGCGATATATCTGTTAATGAAGAGCGAAAGCAAAAAGTTGCGTTTACAAAACCCTATAGGTATGGGAAAACGTTAGCTTTGGTGAATAGAGAATATTACGAAAAACATGAAGTATCGGATGATATGGATGCTCAATCATTTTTCGATTTAAATGATATGCGAGCTATAGGTTTATCAGGAACTATTTCAGTAAGTATACCTAGAAAATATGGAGTAGGCGTAGTAGAAATAACAGAGATAGCTTCGGGATTGATGGAAATCAATAGCGGAACTTCAAATGTTCTAGTAGGTAGTTATAAAGTATTTGGAGATCATGCTGCAAATGAAAAAACGACAGAGATATATTCGGGAATAAAGGATTACTCTATGTCAGCATTTGCAATTAGAAAAGAAGATGATTATTTGAGAGAAAGGGCAAATGAATTTATAGATAAAATGTATGATAAAGGAGGGTTATATGAGCAGCTTAAAGAAAAATATGATGGACCAATCGATGATTACTTGGAGGCTAAAGGATTGGGATTGGAATATATCATCACGAAACCAGAATAATGTAAAATTGAAAAGAGAATATTTGCATAAATTTTTGGCTTTTTCTATTATTGCAATTAGTTTTGTAGCTATAATAATAAATGCTACGGAGAATATGAATTATGGATTGATTCTAAAAAATTATAGGGCGCTTTTCACAGCTTTTGTAATGACATTGGGGGTTAGTCTAATAACATTGGTATTAAGTATGATAAGCGGATTTGTATTTTATATATGCATGATAAGTGAGAATAAATTCATAAAATCATTTACAAACATGTTAAAGGAAATAGTAATGGGAACCCCACTTCTAGTAATGATATTTTTGGTAGTATATGTATTTGGAATAAAGGTGAATTTCCATAACAAATTGGTGCTCGGAATAGTTGCACTCTCAGCATATATGAGCCCATATATTGCTAATTCATATAAAACCGCAATAGCAGTAATAGACGATAGCCAATATAAGGTTATGAATTTGTATAATTTTAGTTTATATCAGAGGTATAGGTTTATAATAGTTCCTCAAATAGTGAGACCGTTGATACCATCTATGCTAAATAATCTATCGAGTATAATTAAAGGATCGGCATTGTTAAAAATAGTATCTGTTTCTGAGATTTCATATACAATTACTGTTATTTCCAATGAAAATTATGCGGTGGTGGAGGGATACTTAATAATGTGGATTATGTACTTGATGATAACTATACCACTTTCAATGTTAGCAAAAAATATTGGAAGGAGGTATGAAATTTGAATATTGAGATGAAACACGTTAAAAAATACTATGATGAGAGATTGATATTAAAGGAAATTAATCTGTCTATAATGAATTCAAAAAGTATAGGTATAATTGGAGAATCGGGTTGTGGCAAATCAACACTTTTGCGACAATTAGCAGGAATGGAAAAAGTAGATAGTGGATGTTTGACTGTAAACAACAATGACATGAGAATTAATGATTTAAAGGAATACCAAGAGAAAATAGGTTATGTATTTCAAAATCATAGCTTGTTTCCTCATATGAGTGTTAGGGAAAACATAATGGTTATACTACACGAAATAAAGGGATGGAGCTTAAGCGAATCGGAAATTAGATGTAGAGAAGTGATAAGACAATTTAAACTTGTTGATATTGAAAATCAGATACCCAAAAAGATTTCAGGTGGACAGGCTCAAAGAGCTTCTATTGCTAGAGCGATTTCAGCGTATCCAGAATTGATTTTTTTGGATGAACCAACGGCAGCATTAGATCCATTGCTTACAAAAGAAGTCTTAGAAGCTATAAAAATACTCAAGAATAGCGGAACTGATTTTGTTTTTGTTACACACGAAATGGATTTTTTGATGCAATGTGCTGATTATTTTGTTTTTATGGATGATGGTGAAATTATAGAACATGGGCCGATAGAGAATATAAAAAATCCTAGCACAAAAAAGTTGTATGAATTTATGAATAGATGAATTAGGGAGGTTTTTTTTATGGAAATTAGAAATATATTTGAAAAATTTGAGGAAAATGCTGCTTATACTTTTGCGACCATCAACGGGGATTATCCAGAAACTAGGATAGCTCATTTCTTGATGTATGATGACAATGGTCTTTATTTCCAAACTATGAAAGTAAAGCCTTTTTACAAGCAATTGAAAAAAACTTCGAAAGTTTCTGTTTGTTCGCTAGTTTCTGAGCAAGGGGCAGTATCACATGATGAAGATGGTTTGCCTGATTTCGCGCCGGGCTATTTTATAAAGCTTAGTGGTGATTGTAAGGAAATTGAAATTGATGAGCTAGTTTCTAAAGCTCAAAAAGATAAAAGGTTTTTGCCTCTAGTAAAAGATATTCAAAGGTATCCTACGATGACGACTTTTGTTGTTCATAGCTTTTCAGGAGAAGTATTTGATTATGATTTTGAAAAGAAGAAGAGAGACCACAAAATTTATAGAGAAAGATTCGCTTTTGGAGGAGCAGAAATTATACCTTCAGGATTTTTCATAGAGGACTCGTGTGTAGGATGTGGTTTGTGTAAAAATATTTGTAGTTTTAATGCTATAGTGGCGGGCAAAAAATATTTTATAGATGGCAATAAATGTGATGAGTGTGGAATGTGTTACGTTATATGTCCTAAGAATTCTATATGTGCTAAGAATAATTTATCAGAAAAGGAAAAAGAATACATTAAAAGTCAAATAGAAATAAATTAATAGAGTTATAAAAACAACAAATAGCGTATTTAATTGACTAAAATCTCAGAAAATTATATAATAGAAATATAAAAGTTAAGCTGTCAAAAGTGCTGTCAAGAATTTTGACAGCTTAATTTATCTTGAGAAGAAATAATATATTGAATATAAATTGTATGAGAAAGTGGTGATTTGTTTGAGTATAAAATCATCTATTGTTAGGCTTTTAGTTGGTGTTGTTTTTGTGCTTTTGATGATATTTAATTTTAAATTTGAAGGCATAGAACCTACAATTGATGGAAAACATGTTGTTGGAGAAAATGTAAAACCAATTATTGTAGTTGGAGATGATATTGCTTATCCGCCTTATAGTTTTTTAGGTGAAGATGGTGATCCATCGGGATTTAGCATAGAACTAGTTGGTGC contains:
- a CDS encoding 4Fe-4S binding protein, with protein sequence MEIRNIFEKFEENAAYTFATINGDYPETRIAHFLMYDDNGLYFQTMKVKPFYKQLKKTSKVSVCSLVSEQGAVSHDEDGLPDFAPGYFIKLSGDCKEIEIDELVSKAQKDKRFLPLVKDIQRYPTMTTFVVHSFSGEVFDYDFEKKKRDHKIYRERFAFGGAEIIPSGFFIEDSCVGCGLCKNICSFNAIVAGKKYFIDGNKCDECGMCYVICPKNSICAKNNLSEKEKEYIKSQIEIN
- a CDS encoding ABC transporter permease subunit (The N-terminal region of this protein, as described by TIGR01726, is a three transmembrane segment that identifies a subfamily of ABC transporter permease subunits, which specificities that include histidine, arginine, glutamine, glutamate, L-cystine (sic), the opines (in Agrobacterium) octopine and nopaline, etc.), with amino-acid sequence MSSLKKNMMDQSMITWRLKDWDWNISSRNQNNVKLKREYLHKFLAFSIIAISFVAIIINATENMNYGLILKNYRALFTAFVMTLGVSLITLVLSMISGFVFYICMISENKFIKSFTNMLKEIVMGTPLLVMIFLVVYVFGIKVNFHNKLVLGIVALSAYMSPYIANSYKTAIAVIDDSQYKVMNLYNFSLYQRYRFIIVPQIVRPLIPSMLNNLSSIIKGSALLKIVSVSEISYTITVISNENYAVVEGYLIMWIMYLMITIPLSMLAKNIGRRYEI
- a CDS encoding ATP-binding cassette domain-containing protein, coding for MNIEMKHVKKYYDERLILKEINLSIMNSKSIGIIGESGCGKSTLLRQLAGMEKVDSGCLTVNNNDMRINDLKEYQEKIGYVFQNHSLFPHMSVRENIMVILHEIKGWSLSESEIRCREVIRQFKLVDIENQIPKKISGGQAQRASIARAISAYPELIFLDEPTAALDPLLTKEVLEAIKILKNSGTDFVFVTHEMDFLMQCADYFVFMDDGEIIEHGPIENIKNPSTKKLYEFMNR
- a CDS encoding transporter substrate-binding domain-containing protein — translated: MGKKLSLFLIIMCLFVVSGCRNSEKASDVLRVGMDLKYPPFMYMDDSGEPVGLEVDIAKAFGQYLDKEIEIINTDFSMLIPSLETGETDILISDISVNEERKQKVAFTKPYRYGKTLALVNREYYEKHEVSDDMDAQSFFDLNDMRAIGLSGTISVSIPRKYGVGVVEITEIASGLMEINSGTSNVLVGSYKVFGDHAANEKTTEIYSGIKDYSMSAFAIRKEDDYLRERANEFIDKMYDKGGLYEQLKEKYDGPIDDYLEAKGLGLEYIITKPE
- a CDS encoding helix-turn-helix transcriptional regulator encodes the protein MSLVSRVKYDNRINKMNFEIVKLSNFFRTRPSKLIETDFRLDFWMLMYITEGEGIHYINFKEYRYKAGDLILLSKNQIHSFRTDYEVKGYMINVNEPFFFEGEDGCNFSIMSFFEVPYEKPILELDISNESTSRRLIELIYREYNNASGIEVNLIKSLFLSFVYSIRRENREYINEINENHYKIYYRFKQLVEEHFIEIKSVGDYAQLMKLSRKTINLACRKSVDLSAKEVIINRIILEIKRLLSQKKLLNYEISYELGFDEPSNLAGFFKRNTGMSMNEFRKTIG